One Felis catus isolate Fca126 chromosome D1, F.catus_Fca126_mat1.0, whole genome shotgun sequence DNA segment encodes these proteins:
- the GRK2 gene encoding beta-adrenergic receptor kinase 1 isoform X1, which yields MADLEAVLADVSYLMAMEKSKATPAARASKKILLPEPSIRSVMQKYLEDRGEVTFEKIFSQKLGYLLFRDFCLKHLEEAKPLVEFYEEIKKYEKLETEEERLARSREVFDTYIMKELLACSHPFSKSATEHVQGHLVKKQVPPDLFQPYIEEICQNLRGDVFQKFIESDKFTRFCQWKNVELNIHLTMNDFSVHRIIGRGGFGEVYGCRKADTGKMYAMKCLDKKRIKMKQGETLALNERIMLSLVSTGDCPFIVCMSYAFHTPDKLSFILDLMNGGDLHYHLSQHGVFSEADMRFYAAEIILGLEHMHNRFVVYRDLKPANILLDEHGHVRISDLGLACDFSKKKPHASVGTHGYMAPEVLQKGVAYDSSADWFSLGCMLFKLLRGHSPFRQHKTKDKHEIDRMTLTMAVELPDSFSPELRSLLEGLLQRDVNRRLGCLGRGAQEVKESPFFRSLDWQMVFLQKYPPPLIPPRGEVNAADAFDIGSFDEEDTKGIKLLDSDQELYRNFPLTISERWQQEVAETVFDTINAETDRLEARKKTKNKQLGHEEDYALGKDCIMHGYMSKMGNPFLTQWQRRYFYLFPNRLEWRGEGEAPQSLLTMEEIQSVEETQIKERKCLLLKIRGGKQFVLQCDSDPELVQWKKELRDAYREAQQLVQRVPKMKNKPRSPVVELSKVPLVQRGSANGL from the exons CATCCGAAGCGTCATGCAGAAGTACCTGGAAGACCGGGGCGAGGTGACCTTTGAGAAGATCTTCTCCCAGAAGCTGG GGTACCTGCTCTTCCGAGACTTCTGCCTGAAACACCTAGAGGAGGCCAAGCCGTTGGTGGAGTTCTATGAGGAG ATCAAGAAATACGAGAAGCTGGAGACGGAGGAGGAGCGCTTGGCTCGCAGCCGGGAGGTCTTCGACACCTACATCATGAAGGAGCTGCTGGCCTGCTCACAC CCCTTCTCGAAAAGTGCCACTGAGCACGTCCAGGGCCACCTGGTGAAGAAGCAGGTTCCTCCGGATCTCTTCCAG CCATACATTGAAGAGATTTGTCAGAACCTCCGAGGGGATGTGTTCCAGAAATTCATCGAGAG CGATAAATTCACACGATTTTGCCAGTGGAAGAATGTGGAGCTCAACATCCAT CTGACCATGAACGACTTCAGCGTGCACCGCATCATCGGACGAGGGGGCTTCGGCGAGGTCTATGGGTGCCGGAAGGCCGACACGGGCAAGAT gtacGCCATGAAGTGTCTGGATAAGAAGCGCATCAAGATGAAGCAGGGGGAGACCCTGGCCCTGAACGAGCGCATCATGCTGTCCCTCGTCAGCACTGGG GACTGCCCGTTCATCGTGTGCATGTCGTACGCATTCCACACGCCGGACAAGCTCAGCTTCATCCTtgatctcatgaacg GCGGGGACCTGCACTACCACCTGTCCCAGCACGGGGTTTTCTCCGAGGCCGACATGCGCTTCTACGCGGCCGAGATCATCCTGGGCCTGGAGCACATGCACAACCGCTTCGTTGTCTATCGGGACCTGAAG CCAGCCAACATCCTTCTGGACGAGCACGGTCACGTGCGCATCTCGGACCTCGGCCTGGCCTGCGACTTCTCCAAGAAGAAGCCCCACGCCAGCGT GGGCACCCACGGGTACATGGCCCCTGAGGTCCTGCAGAAGGGCGTGGCCTACGATAGCAGCGCTGACTGGTTCTCCCTGGGCTGCATGCTTTTCAAGTTGCTGCGGGG GCACAGCCCCTTTCGGCAGCACAAGACCAAAGATAAGCACGAGATTGACCGCATGACATTGACAATG GCTGTGGAGCTGCCCGACTCCTTCTCCCCCGAGCTCCGTTCCTTGCTGGAGGGGCTGCTGCAGAGGGATGTCAACCGGAGACTGGGCTGCCTGGGTCGAGG GGCCCAGGAGGTAAAGGAGAGCCCCTTCTTCCGCTCCTTGGACTGGCAGATGGTCTTCTTGCAGAAG TACCCTCCCCCGCTGATCCCCCCTCGAGGGGAGGTGAACGCTGCTGACGCCTTCGACATTGGCTCCTTTGACGAGGAGGACACAAAAGGAATCAAG TTGCTGGACAGTGACCAGGAACTCTACCGCAACTTCCCCCTCACCATCTCGGAGCGGTGGCAGCAGGAGGTGGCCGAGACGGTCTTCGACACCATCAATGCCGAGACTGACCGGCTGGAGGCCcgcaagaaaaccaaaaacaagcagTTGGGCCACGAGGAAG ACTATGCCCTGGGCAAGGACTGCATCATGCATGGCTACATGTCCAAGATGGGCAACCCCTTCCTGACGCAGTGGCAGAGGCGGTACTTCTACTTGTTTCCCAACCGGCTGGAGTGGCGGGGCGAGGGCGAGGCCCCG CAGAGCCTGCTGACCATGGAGGAGATCCAGTCTGTGGAGGAGACGCAGATCAAGGAGCGGAAGTGCCTCCTTCTCAAGATCCGCGGCGGCAAACAGTTTGTGCTGCAGTGCGAC AGTGACCCTGAGCTGGTGCAGTGGAAGAAGGAGCTTCGTGACGCGTACCGCGAGGCCCAGCAGCTGGTGCAGCGCGTGCCCAAGATGAAGAACAAGCCGCGCTCGCCCGTGGTGGAGCTGAGCAAGGTGCCGCTGGTCCAGCGCGGCAGTGCCAACGGCCTCTGA
- the GRK2 gene encoding beta-adrenergic receptor kinase 1 isoform X2 translates to MADLEAVLADVSYLMAMEKSKATPAARASKKILLPEPSIRSVMQKYLEDRGEVTFEKIFSQKLGYLLFRDFCLKHLEEAKPLVEFYEEIKKYEKLETEEERLARSREVFDTYIMKELLACSHPFSKSATEHVQGHLVKKQVPPDLFQPYIEEICQNLRGDVFQKFIESDKFTRFCQWKNVELNIHLTMNDFSVHRIIGRGGFGEVYGCRKADTGKMYAMKCLDKKRIKMKQGETLALNERIMLSLVSTGDCPFIVCMSYAFHTPDKLSFILDLMNGGDLHYHLSQHGVFSEADMRFYAAEIILGLEHMHNRFVVYRDLKPANILLDEHGHVRISDLGLACDFSKKKPHASVGTHGYMAPEVLQKGVAYDSSADWFSLGCMLFKLLRGHSPFRQHKTKDKHEIDRMTLTMAVELPDSFSPELRSLLEGLLQRDVNRRLGCLGRGAQEVKESPFFRSLDWQMVFLQKYPPPLIPPRGEVNAADAFDIGSFDEEDTKGIKLLDSDQELYRNFPLTISERWQQEVAETVFDTINAETDRLEARKKTKNKQLGHEEDYALGKDCIMHGYMSKMGNPFLTQWQRRYFYLFPNRLEWRGEGEAPSLLTMEEIQSVEETQIKERKCLLLKIRGGKQFVLQCDSDPELVQWKKELRDAYREAQQLVQRVPKMKNKPRSPVVELSKVPLVQRGSANGL, encoded by the exons CATCCGAAGCGTCATGCAGAAGTACCTGGAAGACCGGGGCGAGGTGACCTTTGAGAAGATCTTCTCCCAGAAGCTGG GGTACCTGCTCTTCCGAGACTTCTGCCTGAAACACCTAGAGGAGGCCAAGCCGTTGGTGGAGTTCTATGAGGAG ATCAAGAAATACGAGAAGCTGGAGACGGAGGAGGAGCGCTTGGCTCGCAGCCGGGAGGTCTTCGACACCTACATCATGAAGGAGCTGCTGGCCTGCTCACAC CCCTTCTCGAAAAGTGCCACTGAGCACGTCCAGGGCCACCTGGTGAAGAAGCAGGTTCCTCCGGATCTCTTCCAG CCATACATTGAAGAGATTTGTCAGAACCTCCGAGGGGATGTGTTCCAGAAATTCATCGAGAG CGATAAATTCACACGATTTTGCCAGTGGAAGAATGTGGAGCTCAACATCCAT CTGACCATGAACGACTTCAGCGTGCACCGCATCATCGGACGAGGGGGCTTCGGCGAGGTCTATGGGTGCCGGAAGGCCGACACGGGCAAGAT gtacGCCATGAAGTGTCTGGATAAGAAGCGCATCAAGATGAAGCAGGGGGAGACCCTGGCCCTGAACGAGCGCATCATGCTGTCCCTCGTCAGCACTGGG GACTGCCCGTTCATCGTGTGCATGTCGTACGCATTCCACACGCCGGACAAGCTCAGCTTCATCCTtgatctcatgaacg GCGGGGACCTGCACTACCACCTGTCCCAGCACGGGGTTTTCTCCGAGGCCGACATGCGCTTCTACGCGGCCGAGATCATCCTGGGCCTGGAGCACATGCACAACCGCTTCGTTGTCTATCGGGACCTGAAG CCAGCCAACATCCTTCTGGACGAGCACGGTCACGTGCGCATCTCGGACCTCGGCCTGGCCTGCGACTTCTCCAAGAAGAAGCCCCACGCCAGCGT GGGCACCCACGGGTACATGGCCCCTGAGGTCCTGCAGAAGGGCGTGGCCTACGATAGCAGCGCTGACTGGTTCTCCCTGGGCTGCATGCTTTTCAAGTTGCTGCGGGG GCACAGCCCCTTTCGGCAGCACAAGACCAAAGATAAGCACGAGATTGACCGCATGACATTGACAATG GCTGTGGAGCTGCCCGACTCCTTCTCCCCCGAGCTCCGTTCCTTGCTGGAGGGGCTGCTGCAGAGGGATGTCAACCGGAGACTGGGCTGCCTGGGTCGAGG GGCCCAGGAGGTAAAGGAGAGCCCCTTCTTCCGCTCCTTGGACTGGCAGATGGTCTTCTTGCAGAAG TACCCTCCCCCGCTGATCCCCCCTCGAGGGGAGGTGAACGCTGCTGACGCCTTCGACATTGGCTCCTTTGACGAGGAGGACACAAAAGGAATCAAG TTGCTGGACAGTGACCAGGAACTCTACCGCAACTTCCCCCTCACCATCTCGGAGCGGTGGCAGCAGGAGGTGGCCGAGACGGTCTTCGACACCATCAATGCCGAGACTGACCGGCTGGAGGCCcgcaagaaaaccaaaaacaagcagTTGGGCCACGAGGAAG ACTATGCCCTGGGCAAGGACTGCATCATGCATGGCTACATGTCCAAGATGGGCAACCCCTTCCTGACGCAGTGGCAGAGGCGGTACTTCTACTTGTTTCCCAACCGGCTGGAGTGGCGGGGCGAGGGCGAGGCCCCG AGCCTGCTGACCATGGAGGAGATCCAGTCTGTGGAGGAGACGCAGATCAAGGAGCGGAAGTGCCTCCTTCTCAAGATCCGCGGCGGCAAACAGTTTGTGCTGCAGTGCGAC AGTGACCCTGAGCTGGTGCAGTGGAAGAAGGAGCTTCGTGACGCGTACCGCGAGGCCCAGCAGCTGGTGCAGCGCGTGCCCAAGATGAAGAACAAGCCGCGCTCGCCCGTGGTGGAGCTGAGCAAGGTGCCGCTGGTCCAGCGCGGCAGTGCCAACGGCCTCTGA